One genomic segment of Oenanthe melanoleuca isolate GR-GAL-2019-014 chromosome 5, OMel1.0, whole genome shotgun sequence includes these proteins:
- the LOC130254080 gene encoding loricrin-like: MRRCETAGRAARCLPGRLGPGDGRDGALRSAQRRLSEPGQLPAPLPVRGSGQRCGTGRTARGSGQRCGTGRTALGSGQRCGTGRTALGSGQRCGTGRTARGSGQRCGTGRTVLSSGQRCGTGRTARGSGQRCGTGRTARGSGQRCGTGRTALGSGQRCGTGRTALGSGQRCGTGRTVLSSGQRCGTGRTARGSGQRCGTGRTARGSGQRCGTGRTVLSSGQRCGTGRTARGSGQRCGTGRTVLSSGQRCGTGRTARGSGQRCGTGRTARGSGQRCGTGRTARGSGQRCGTGRTARGSGQRCGTGRTVLSSGQHCGTGRTARGSGQRCGTGRTARGSGQRCGTGRTARGSGQRCGTGRTARGSGQRCGTGRTVLSSGQRCGTGRTVLSSEQRCGTGRTVLSSGQRCGTGRTALGSGQRCGTGRTALGSGQRCGTGRTALQSRAEPPGTGLPPRQAGEGEQTVLARPKDVAGGSDSLLAPQGHVHV, translated from the coding sequence ATGCGGCGCTGTGAGACAGCCGGCCGGGCTGCCCGCTGCCTTCCCGGGAGGCTAGGGCCTGGGGACGGGCGGGATGGTGCCCTTCGTTCAGCACAGCGGCGGCTGAGCGAGCCGGGCCAGCTCCCGGCGCCGCTCCCCGTCCGGGGCTCGGGACAGCGCTGTGGCACCGGCCGGACCGCCCGGGGCTCAGGGCAGCGCTGTGGTACCGGCCGGACCGCACTGGGCTCAGGGCAGCGCTGTGGTACCGGCCGGACCGCACTGGGCTCGGGACAGCGCTGTGGCACCGGCCGGACCGCCCGGGGCTCGGGGCAGCGCTGTGGCACCGGCCGGACCGTGCTGAGCTCAGGACAGCGCTGTGGTACCGGCCGGACCGCCCGGGGCTCGGGGCAGCGCTGTGGCACCGGCCGGACCGCCCGGGGCTCAGGGCAGCGCTGTGGTACCGGCCGGACCGCACTGGGCTCAGGGCAGCGCTGTGGCACCGGCCGGACCGCACTGGGCTCAGGGCAGCGCTGTGGTACCGGCCGGACCgtgctgagctcagggcagcGCTGTGGTACCGGCCGGACCGCCCGGGGCTCAGGGCAGCGCTGTGGCACCGGCCGGACCGCCCGGGGCTCAGGGCAGCGCTGTGGTACCGGCCGGACCGTGCTGAGCTCAGGACAGCGCTGTGGTACCGGCCGGACCGCCCGGGGCTCAGGGCAGCGCTGTGGTACCGGCCGGACCgtgctgagctcagggcagcGCTGTGGTACCGGCCGGACCGCCCGGGGCTCAGGGCAGCGCTGTGGTACCGGCCGGACCGCCCGGGGCTCAGGGCAGCGCTGTGGTACCGGCCGGACCGCCCGGGGCTCAGGGCAGCGCTGTGGCACCGGCCGGACCGCCCGGGGCTCAGGGCAGCGCTGTGGTACCGGCCGGACCGTGCTGAGCTCAGGACAGCACTGTGGTACCGGCCGGACTGCCCGGGGCTCAGGGCAGCGCTGTGGTACCGGCCGGACCGCCCGGGGCTCAGGGCAGCGCTGTGGCACCGGCCGGACCGCCCGGGGCTCAGGGCAGCGCTGTGGTACCGGCCGGACGGCCCGGGGCTCAGGGCAGCGCTGTGGCACCGGCCGGACCGTGCTGAGCTCAGGACAGCGCTGTGGTACCGGCCGGACCgtgctgagctcagagcagcgCTGTGGCACCGGCCGGACCGTGCTGAGCTCAGGACAGCGCTGTGGCACCGGCCGGACCGCACTGGGCTCGGGGCAGCGCTGTGGTACCGGCCGGACCGCACTGGGCTCGGGGCAGCGCTGTGGCACCGGCCGGACCGCCCTCCAGTCCCGGGCTGAGCCTCCCGGCACCGGGCTCCCACCCCGTCAGGCCGGAGAGGGAGAGCAAACAGTCTTAGCTAGACCAAAGGATGTCGCTGGGGGAAGCGACAGTCTGTTGGCTCCCCAAGGTCATGTTCATGTCTGA